One Oryza sativa Japonica Group chromosome 8, ASM3414082v1 DNA window includes the following coding sequences:
- the LOC4346017 gene encoding 3-hydroxy-3-methylglutaryl-coenzyme A reductase 3: MEVRRRAPLPPPPGRVQAGDALPLPIRHTNLIFSALFAASLAYLMRRWREKIRSSTPLHVVGLAEMLAIFGLVASLIYLLSFFGIAFVQSIVSSSDDEEEDFLVGPARGSSAAAAVAPPPPPSSPAQCSLLGSPHDDAARERMPEEDEEIVSSVVAGKVPSYVLETKLGDCRRAAGIRREAVRRITGRQIEGLPLDGFDYASILGQCCELPVGYVQLPVGIAGPLLLDGQRFYVPMATTEGCLVASTNRGCKAIAESGGAVSVVLRDGMTRAPVARLPTARRAAELKAFLEDSVNFNTLSMVFNRSSRFARLQGVQCAMAGRNLYMRFSCCTGDAMGMNMVSKGVQNVLDYLQDDFPDMDVISISGNFCSDKKPAAVNWIEGRGKSVVCEAVIKEDVVKKVLKTNVQSLVELNVIKNLAGSAVAGALGGFNAHASNIVTAIFIATGQDPAQNVESSHCITMLEAVNDGRDLHISVTMPSIEVGTVGGGTQLASQAACLDLLGVKGANRESPGSNARLLATVVAGGVLAGELSLLSALAAGQLVKSHMKYNRSSKDMSKVIS, from the exons ATGGAGGTGCGCCGcagggcgccgctgccgccgccgcccgggagGGTGCAGGCGGGCGACGCGCTGCCGCTGCCGATCCGGCACACGAACCTGATATTCTCGGCGCTGTTCGCGGCGTCGCTGGCGTACCtgatgcggcggtggcgggagaagATCCGGTCGTCGACGCCGCTCCACGTGGTGGGGCTCGCCGAGATGCTCGCCATCTTCGGCCTCGTCGCCTCGCTCATCTACCTCCTCAGCTTCTTCGGCATCGCCTTCGTGCAGTCCATCGTCTCCtccagcgacgacgaggaggaggacttcCTTGTCGGGCCCGCCCGtggctcctccgcggcggcggccgtcgcgccgccgccgccgccttcttctccggcgcaGTGCTCGCTGCTGGGTAGCCCCCACGACGATGCCGCGCGGGAGAGAAtgccggaggaggacgaggagatcGTGTCGTCGGTCGTTGCCGGGAAGGTCCCCTCCTACGTGCTGGAGACCAAGCTCGGGGATTGCCGCCGCGCAGCCGGAATCCGGCGCGAGGCGGTCCGGCGGATCACCGGGAGGCAGATCGAGGGGCTCCCGCTCGACGGATTCGACTACGCCTCGATCCTCGGGCAGTGCTGCGAGCTCCCAGTGGGGTACGTGCAGCTCCCCGTCGGCATCGCCGGGCCGCTCCTGCTCGACGGCCAGCGGTTCTACGTCCCCATGGCCACCACCGAGGGGTGCCTCGTCGCCAGCACGAACCGCGGCTGCAAGGCCATCGCCGAGTCCGGCGGCGCCGTCAGCGTCGTCCTCCGCGACGGGATGACGCGCGCCCCCGTCGCCCGCCTCCccaccgctcgccgcgccgccgagctcaAGGCCTTCTTGGAGGATTCTGTCAACTTCAATACCCTCTCCATGGTCTTCAATAG GTCCAGTAGATTCGCGAGGCTGCAAGGGGTACAATGTGCCATGGCTGGGAGGAACCTGTACATGAGATTCAGCTGCTGCACGGGGGATGCCATGGGGATGAATATGGTCTCCAAGGGCGTGCAGAATGTGCTGGATTACCTCCAAGATGACTTCCCTGACATGGATGTTATTAGCATCTCAG GTAACTTTTGCTCTGACAAGAAGCCAGCTGCTGTGAATTGGATCGAAGGGCGCGGTAAATCTGTGGTTTGTGAGGCAGTAATCAAGGAGGATGTAGTCAAAAAGGTGCTGAAGACCAATGTGCAATCGTTGGTAGAGCTCAACGTGATCAAGAATCTTGCTGGTTCAGCTGTTGCTGGGGCTCTTGGGGGTTTCAATGCCCATGCTAGCAATATTGTAACTGCAATCTTCATAGCCACTGGGCAGGATCCTGCCCAGAATGTGGAAAGCTCTCACTGCATCACAATGTTGGAAGCTGTAAATGATGGCAGAGACCTTCACATCTCCGTTACTATGCCATCAATTGAG GTGGGCACAGTTGGGGGAGGGACTCAGCTGGCGTCACAGGCTGCTTGCTTGGACCTGCTCGGCGTGAAAGGCGCGAACAGGGAATCCCCGGGATCAAACGCGAGGCTCCTGGCCACCGTGGTGGCAGGTGGTGTCCTTGCCGGGGAGCTGTCCCTCCTATCTGCACTCGCCGCAGGCCAGCTTGTCAAGAGCCACATGAAATACAACAGGTCCAGCAAAGACATGTCCAAGGTGATTTCCTAG